From the genome of Helicobacter pylori, one region includes:
- the acnB gene encoding bifunctional aconitate hydratase 2/2-methylisocitrate dehydratase, protein MKDFLEDYKKSVSERESEGIPPLPLNAKQVEAVVEILMKDPTNAAFAKELLIHRVSPGVDEGAKVKAEFLAKLSQKKLECPHISALEATTLLGTMLGGYNVEPLIAGLESQDKNIAKESAKALKTTLLVYGSFDKIAAMSKTNPLAKEVLESWANAEWFLNKEPLSECIEACVFKIDGETNTDDLSPASDAFTRSDIPLHAKAMLKNRIENYEQRIESIKTKGVPVAYVGDVVGTGSSRKSATNSIMWHFGKDIPFVPNKRSGGIVIGGVIAPIFFATCEDSGALPIVADVKDLKEGDMIKIYPYKGEITLNDKVVSAFKLEPETLLDEVRASGRIPLIIGRGLTNKARKFLGLSESEAFKKPSAPKSDAKGYTLAQKIVGHACGVKGILPGTYCEPKVTTVGSQDTTGAMTRDEVKELASLKFDAPFVLQSFCHTAAYPKPSDVSLHATLPGFITQRGGVALHPGDGVIHTWLNRMGLPDTLGTGGDSHTRFPLGISFPAGSGLVAFAAVTGTMPLNMPESVLVRFKGEMNPGITLRDLVNAIPYYAIKKGLLTVEKKGKINVFNGRILEIEGLPDIKMEQAFELSDASAERSAAACVVRLNKEPMVEYLKSNIKLIDEMIASGYEDKETLKKRRDAMQAWVDNPVLLEPDSNAQYAAVIEINVAEITEPILACPNDPDDVATLSEVLADTTGKRPHAIDEVFIGSCMTNIGHFRAFGEIVKNAPPSQARLWVVPPSKMDEQELINEGYYAIFGAAGARTEVPGCSLCMGNQARVRDNAVVFSTSTRNFDNRMGRGAKVYLGSAELGAACALLGRIPTKEEYMNLVSEKLESRKDKIYRYMNFNLMENFKL, encoded by the coding sequence ATGAAAGATTTTTTAGAAGATTACAAAAAAAGCGTTTCAGAAAGAGAAAGTGAAGGTATCCCGCCACTCCCTTTAAACGCTAAACAAGTGGAAGCCGTCGTTGAGATTTTGATGAAAGATCCCACAAACGCCGCTTTTGCTAAAGAATTACTCATTCATAGAGTAAGCCCTGGGGTTGATGAGGGGGCGAAAGTGAAAGCGGAATTTTTAGCCAAATTGTCTCAAAAAAAACTAGAATGCCCGCACATTAGTGCTTTAGAAGCGACCACTCTTTTAGGCACGATGCTTGGGGGGTATAATGTAGAGCCTTTGATTGCGGGATTAGAAAGTCAAGACAAAAACATCGCTAAAGAGAGTGCGAAAGCTTTAAAAACCACTCTTTTAGTCTATGGATCGTTTGACAAAATCGCCGCAATGAGCAAAACGAACCCTTTGGCTAAAGAAGTGCTAGAGTCTTGGGCGAATGCAGAATGGTTTTTGAATAAAGAGCCTTTGAGTGAATGCATTGAAGCGTGCGTGTTTAAAATTGATGGCGAAACCAATACCGATGATTTAAGCCCAGCGAGCGATGCTTTCACACGAAGCGATATTCCTTTACATGCCAAAGCCATGTTAAAAAACAGGATTGAAAATTACGAACAACGCATTGAATCCATTAAAACTAAAGGCGTTCCTGTAGCGTATGTGGGCGATGTGGTCGGCACAGGAAGCTCTAGAAAAAGCGCGACAAATTCTATCATGTGGCATTTTGGTAAGGACATTCCTTTTGTGCCTAATAAAAGGAGTGGGGGCATTGTGATTGGGGGGGTGATCGCTCCGATTTTCTTTGCGACTTGTGAAGATAGTGGAGCGTTACCCATTGTGGCTGATGTTAAGGATTTAAAAGAGGGCGATATGATTAAAATCTATCCTTATAAAGGCGAAATCACGCTGAACGATAAAGTGGTTAGTGCCTTTAAGCTAGAGCCTGAAACTTTATTGGATGAAGTCAGGGCTTCTGGGCGTATCCCTTTAATCATCGGCAGGGGTTTGACCAATAAAGCGCGTAAATTTTTAGGGCTGAGCGAATCTGAAGCGTTTAAAAAACCATCCGCTCCTAAAAGCGACGCTAAAGGCTACACTTTAGCCCAAAAAATTGTAGGGCATGCTTGTGGAGTAAAAGGGATCTTACCTGGGACTTATTGTGAGCCAAAGGTTACCACCGTGGGCAGTCAAGACACCACAGGAGCGATGACCAGAGATGAGGTTAAAGAATTAGCAAGTTTGAAATTTGATGCGCCTTTTGTGTTGCAGAGTTTTTGTCATACCGCCGCTTACCCAAAGCCTAGCGATGTGAGTTTGCATGCGACCTTGCCTGGCTTTATCACTCAAAGAGGCGGTGTGGCGTTGCATCCGGGCGATGGCGTGATCCATACATGGCTAAACCGCATGGGATTGCCTGACACTTTAGGCACAGGGGGGGATAGCCACACTCGTTTCCCTTTAGGCATTAGTTTCCCGGCAGGGAGTGGGTTAGTCGCTTTTGCAGCGGTTACAGGCACGATGCCATTGAACATGCCAGAATCCGTGTTGGTGCGTTTTAAAGGGGAAATGAATCCCGGGATCACCTTAAGGGATTTAGTGAATGCGATCCCTTATTATGCCATTAAAAAAGGGTTACTCACGGTGGAGAAAAAGGGTAAAATCAATGTCTTTAACGGGCGTATTTTAGAGATTGAAGGCTTGCCTGATATTAAAATGGAGCAGGCTTTTGAATTAAGCGATGCGAGTGCAGAAAGGAGTGCGGCTGCTTGCGTGGTGCGTTTGAATAAAGAGCCGATGGTTGAATACTTGAAATCCAATATCAAGCTTATTGATGAAATGATTGCGAGTGGCTATGAAGACAAAGAGACTTTGAAAAAACGCCGAGATGCGATGCAAGCTTGGGTGGATAATCCGGTATTGTTAGAGCCAGATAGTAACGCTCAATACGCTGCTGTCATTGAAATTAATGTGGCAGAAATCACTGAGCCTATTTTGGCATGCCCTAATGACCCTGATGATGTCGCTACTTTGAGCGAAGTTTTAGCGGATACGACCGGCAAAAGACCGCACGCTATTGATGAAGTGTTTATTGGCTCTTGCATGACAAATATCGGGCATTTTAGAGCCTTTGGCGAAATCGTTAAAAACGCTCCTCCCAGTCAAGCACGTCTTTGGGTAGTGCCACCCAGTAAAATGGATGAACAAGAGCTTATTAATGAGGGCTATTATGCGATTTTTGGGGCTGCTGGGGCAAGGACTGAAGTCCCAGGTTGCAGCTTGTGCATGGGCAATCAAGCGAGGGTTAGGGATAATGCGGTCGTCTTTTCTACTTCCACACGGAATTTTGATAATCGTATGGGTAGAGGGGCTAAAGTGTATTTAGGCAGCGCAGAGCTTGGGGCGGCGTGCGCTTTACTAGGGAGAATCCCCACTAAAGAAGAATACATGAATTTAGTGAGCGAAAAGCTAGAGAGTCGAAAAGACAAGATCTATCGCTACATGAACTTTAACTTAATGGAGAATTTCAAGCTCTAG
- a CDS encoding MqnA/MqnD/SBP family protein, protein MRFGKIDYLNMLPFDVFIKSYPTPCYFKQFLRLKKTYPSKLNKSFLFRRIDAGFISSIAGYPFALHSYSLGIVAYKEVLSVLVVDTKNAFDKESASSNALSQALGLKGEVLIGNKALQFYYSNPKKDFIDLAALWYEKKRLPFVFGRLCYYQNKDFYKRLSLVFKHKKTKIPYYILKESALKTNLKRQDILNYLQKIYYTLGKKEQSGLKAFYRELLFKRIQKPKRF, encoded by the coding sequence GTGCGTTTTGGTAAAATTGATTATTTAAACATGCTCCCTTTTGATGTGTTTATCAAATCCTATCCCACCCCTTGTTATTTCAAACAATTTTTACGGCTTAAAAAAACCTACCCTTCCAAACTCAATAAGAGTTTTTTATTCAGGCGTATTGATGCGGGGTTTATTTCTTCTATCGCCGGCTATCCATTCGCTCTCCATTCCTATTCTCTAGGCATTGTCGCTTATAAGGAAGTTTTAAGCGTGCTGGTTGTGGATACAAAAAACGCTTTTGATAAAGAAAGCGCTTCTTCAAACGCCCTCTCTCAAGCGCTAGGGTTAAAGGGCGAAGTGTTAATCGGCAATAAAGCGCTGCAGTTTTACTATTCCAACCCCAAAAAAGATTTTATAGATTTAGCCGCTCTTTGGTATGAAAAAAAACGCTTGCCGTTTGTTTTTGGGCGTTTGTGTTATTACCAAAACAAGGATTTTTACAAGCGCTTGTCTTTAGTTTTCAAACACAAAAAAACAAAAATCCCTTACTACATCCTTAAAGAATCCGCTTTAAAAACCAACTTAAAACGCCAAGACATTCTGAACTACTTGCAAAAAATTTACTACACTTTAGGCAAAAAGGAACAATCAGGTCTTAAAGCGTTCTATCGTGAATTGTTATTCAAACGCATCCAAAAACCCAAGCGTTTTTAG
- the pyrH gene encoding UMP kinase, whose translation MQAKIKNKRVLVKFSGEALAGDNQFGIDIHVLDHIAKEIKSLVENDIEVGIVIGGGNIIRGVSAAQGGIIRRTSGDYMGMLATVINAVAMQEALEHIGLDTRVQSAIEIKEICESYIYRKAIRHLEKGRVVIFGAGTGNPFFTTDTAATLRAIEIGSDLIIKATKVDGIYDKDPNKFKDAKKLDTLSYNDALIGDIEVMDDTAISLAKDNKLPIVVCNMFKKGNLLQVIKHQQGVFSMVK comes from the coding sequence ATGCAAGCAAAGATAAAAAACAAACGGGTTTTGGTGAAATTTTCTGGGGAAGCGTTAGCTGGGGACAACCAGTTTGGGATTGACATTCATGTGTTAGATCACATCGCTAAAGAGATCAAAAGTTTAGTGGAAAACGATATTGAAGTGGGTATTGTGATTGGTGGAGGCAATATCATTAGGGGGGTTAGCGCGGCTCAAGGGGGGATTATCAGGCGCACCAGTGGGGATTATATGGGCATGTTAGCCACCGTGATTAATGCAGTAGCCATGCAAGAAGCTTTAGAGCATATCGGCTTAGACACAAGAGTCCAGAGTGCGATTGAAATCAAAGAGATTTGTGAAAGTTACATTTACAGAAAAGCGATCAGGCATTTAGAAAAGGGTAGGGTGGTGATTTTTGGTGCAGGCACGGGGAATCCGTTTTTCACTACGGATACGGCTGCCACTTTAAGAGCGATTGAAATTGGATCGGATTTGATCATTAAAGCGACTAAAGTGGATGGCATTTACGATAAAGACCCTAACAAGTTTAAAGACGCTAAGAAATTAGACACTTTAAGCTATAACGATGCCTTGATAGGGGATATTGAAGTGATGGATGATACCGCTATTTCTTTAGCTAAAGACAATAAGCTCCCCATTGTGGTGTGTAACATGTTCAAAAAAGGGAATTTATTGCAAGTGATCAAGCACCAACAAGGCGTATTTTCTATGGTAAAATAA
- a CDS encoding DNA-directed RNA polymerase subunit omega — MKKERTESLVAQALKNIGNDRYMLDNLVFARVKQLNAGAKTLVNMDPKRHKLVDIAIREIAEGKIDIDRIDERN; from the coding sequence TTGAAAAAAGAGAGAACAGAGAGTTTAGTCGCTCAAGCCTTAAAAAATATTGGGAACGACCGCTACATGCTAGATAATTTAGTTTTCGCTCGTGTGAAGCAATTAAACGCCGGAGCCAAAACTTTAGTGAATATGGACCCTAAGCGTCATAAATTAGTGGATATTGCCATTAGAGAAATCGCTGAAGGCAAAATTGATATAGACAGGATAGATGAACGAAATTGA